Proteins encoded together in one Telopea speciosissima isolate NSW1024214 ecotype Mountain lineage chromosome 6, Tspe_v1, whole genome shotgun sequence window:
- the LOC122664925 gene encoding uncharacterized protein LOC122664925 isoform X2 — translation MSFLGWAKKELTKLGIYKSKKLLLSRSSLASIESLSVPLIQEVVLSADLGCKNCQKRVAHAISLMDLTTDSMVVDILEKKVTLTCISSIKGSKKASCKYLQESKPQDCPRYMY, via the exons ATGTCATTCCTTGGTTGGGCTAAGAAGGAGCTTACAAAACTTGGAATTTACAAGTCGAAGAAGCTCCTGCTTTCTCGAAGTAGCTTAGCATCCATTGAATCCTTAAGCGTTCCTCTT ATACAAGAAGTTGTTCTCTCAGCAGATTTAGGATGTAAAAATTGCCAAAAGAGGGTAGCTCATGCGATCTCCTTGATGGACT TGACCACTGACTCCATGGTGGTGGATATATTAGAAAAGAAGGTGACACTCACTTGTATATCTTCTATTAAAGGATCCAAAAAAGCAAGTTGCAAATATCTACAAGAATCCAAACCACAAGATTGTCCAAGATACATGTACTAA
- the LOC122664924 gene encoding uncharacterized protein LOC122664924: MQNSLSSQTFQSLNQPIIEPNTHPPAISMSGKICMVMRINIDCNCCYKKLRRILLSMNELETHLIEKKQSIVSVCGKFSSQDVAIKIRKKMNRRVEILHIIEFGGSHDQHFQKPLVVTTSTK, from the exons ATGCAAAACTCCCTTTCCTCTCAAACTTTTCAATCACTGAATCAACCAATCATTGAACCCAACACCCACCCACCTGCCATCTCCATGtctggaaag ATCTGCATGGTGATGAGGATCAATATTGACTGCAATTGTTGTTACAAAAAATTAAGGAGAATACTTCTCAGCATGAATG AATTAGAGACCCATTTGATTGAGAAGAAGCAGAGCATAGTAAGTGTGTGTGGCAAATTCAGTTCACAAGATGTAGCTATAAagataaggaagaagatgaatcgCAGAGTCGAAATATTGCATATAATAGAGTTTGGTGGCAGCCATGATCAACATTTTCAGAAGCCCTTGGTAGTCACTACTTCAACCAAATAG
- the LOC122664925 gene encoding uncharacterized protein LOC122664925 isoform X1, whose translation MSFLGWAKKELTKLGIYKSKKLLLSRSSLASIESLSVPLQIQEVVLSADLGCKNCQKRVAHAISLMDLTTDSMVVDILEKKVTLTCISSIKGSKKASCKYLQESKPQDCPRYMY comes from the exons ATGTCATTCCTTGGTTGGGCTAAGAAGGAGCTTACAAAACTTGGAATTTACAAGTCGAAGAAGCTCCTGCTTTCTCGAAGTAGCTTAGCATCCATTGAATCCTTAAGCGTTCCTCTT CAGATACAAGAAGTTGTTCTCTCAGCAGATTTAGGATGTAAAAATTGCCAAAAGAGGGTAGCTCATGCGATCTCCTTGATGGACT TGACCACTGACTCCATGGTGGTGGATATATTAGAAAAGAAGGTGACACTCACTTGTATATCTTCTATTAAAGGATCCAAAAAAGCAAGTTGCAAATATCTACAAGAATCCAAACCACAAGATTGTCCAAGATACATGTACTAA